A genomic segment from Fusarium keratoplasticum isolate Fu6.1 chromosome 10, whole genome shotgun sequence encodes:
- a CDS encoding MFS domain-containing protein, which produces MEKTHATDDHVALEAQADYKHLDQAPSKISSEHDQDHGFTPEEQRSIIRRIDRRLVVTVGAMYCVSLMDRTNMSAANIAGMSVELNLIGFRYNICNLVFFIPYILFQPPSTILIRKIGPRIHLALITMCWGAVMIGMGFVKKFPQLAALRAVLGVFEAGFFPSCVYLLSTWYTRYEVGKRYSAFYLLGCVASAFSGILAYGLMQLNGREGLTGWRWIFIIEGVLTVALGIAGYWLLVDFPDSKRKTWSFLGQRERDWVVSRIHRDRGDTEVPAFELGKFLGGAKDWKVWAYALIFFDTTTITYALAYTLPIILVGNMGFSVGEAQCLVAPPYAFAGIVMFATAWVGDKYHIRGPIIIFNMILCLIGLPIMGWATNPNVRYFGVFLVTAGANSNIPASMSFQANNIRGQWKRALCSATLVGFGGVGGIAGSLVFREQDKLTGYKPGMWACIACSLLSIILVLLCDFEFKRANTKADRGEKVLEAYDDDASPDFRYTY; this is translated from the exons ATGGAAAAGACGCACGCTACCGACGACCACGTCGCGCTCGAGGCGCAGGCAGATTACAAGCACCTCGACCAGGCTCCGAGCAAGATCAGCTCCGAGCATGATCAGGATCATGGCTTCACTCCCGAGGAGCAGAGGAGCATCATACGACGCATTGACCGTCGTCTTGTTGTCACTGTGGGAGCCATGTACTGCGTCTCCCTCATGGATCGAACCAACATGAGCGCCGCCAACATTGCCGGCATGAGTGTTGAGCTGAACCTCATTGGCTTTCGATAC AACATTTGcaacctcgtcttcttcatcccctACATCCTCTTCCAGCCTCCCTCCACGATCCTCATCCGCAAAATCGGCCCGCGCATTCACCTGgccctcatcaccatgtgCTGGGGAGCCGTCATGATCGGCATGGGCTTCGTCAAGAAGTTTCCTCAGCTTGCTGCTCTCAGAGCGGTCCTCGGTGTCTTCGAGGCTGGCTTCTTCCCCAGCTGTGTTTATCTCCTGAGCACATGGTACACACGAT ATGAGGTTGGTAAGCGATATTCCGCCTTTTACCTCCTCGGCTGTGTTGCCTCCGCCTTTTCCGGTATTCTCGCCTACGGT CTCATGCAGCTCAACGGTCGTGAGGGTCTCACGGGCTGGCGCTggatcttcatcatcgaaGGTGTCCTCACCGTGGCCCTGGGCATCGCCGGTTACTGGCTCCTCGTCGATTTCCCCGACTCGAAGCGAAAGACTTGGTCCTTCCTCGGCCAGCGTGAGAGAGACTGGGTCGTCAGCCGTATCCATCGTGACCGTGGCGATACCGAGGTCCCCGCTTTCGAGCTTGGCAAGTTCCTCGGTGGTGCCAAGGACTGGAAGGTTTGGGCTTATgctctcatcttctttgataccaccaccatcacttATGCTCTCGCTTACACGCTCCCCATTATTCTCGTTGGCAACATGGGTTTCAGCGTCGGTGAGGCTCAGTGTCTCGTGGCTCCCCCCTACGCTTTCGCCGGCATTGTCATGTTCGCAACAGCCTGGGTCGGCGACAAGTACCACATCCGCGgtcccatcatcatcttcaacatgatTCTCTGCCTCATCGGCCTCCCCATCATGGGCTGGGCGACCAACCCCAACGTCCGCTACTTTggcgtcttcctcgtcactgCTGGCGCCAACAGCAACATCCCCGCGTCCATGTCTTTCCAGGCCAACAACATCCGTGGTCAGTGGAAGCGCGCCCTCTGCAGCGCCACCCTCGTGGGTTTCGGCGGCGTGGGCGGCATCGCGGGTAGTCTCGTGTTCCGCGAGCAGGACAAGCTGACGGGGTACAAGCCGGGCATGTGGGCGTGCATCGCGTGCTCTCTGCTGTCCATCATTCTGGTGCTTCTGTGTGATTTCGAGTTCAAGAGGGCCAACACCAAGGCTGATAGGGGTGAGAAGGTGCTCGAGGCTTATGAT GATGACGCTTCGCCTGATTTCCGGTATACTTACTAA
- a CDS encoding Lysophospholipase: MASLSNSLTLLLAAATALTPVAARPAPEDSVVAIANSDLLSQPASLSRRGSPQAPNGYVPTEVTCPSERPSIRNGTRISDQEREWLPKRRNETIPYIRTLLKRIAIPGFDSDEYLKDVENNSTALPNIGIAVSGGGYRAMLCGAGALAAWDDRSDGSDKDGNLGGLLQSATYLSGLSGGGWLVGSLMMNNFTSVQESVNYPGIWQLENSILEGPNNYALLQYYNNILDEVSDKKDAGYERSMTDYWGRMLSYQLINATNGGPGYTWSSLADDTLFSEGKAPMPILIADGRDPDETIVSLNSTVFEFTPWELGSFDPTLNGFVPLKYVGSEFSGGKLPKDKACIRGFDNAGFVMGTSSSLFNAIVIYLNETDSPYVPDDVPDVAIDAVSALLESIGDDNNDIADWTPNPFKGWNKLENLSVDSDRLTLVDGGEDLQNVPYYPHLRIEREVDVVFSFDSSADTESGWPDGASPIKTYERSLADISKGSAFPVVPGRDTFLNLGLNTRPTFFGCDASNTSEPSPLIVYIPNYPYVYASNISTFQTTVNSSELSAIIENGYAAATMLNATRDPDWPVCVGCAILARSFDRTNTTLPDKCRECFQNYCWNGTLDESPAADYWPSFISERINVESFGVRVLGSSAAAAFAAAFAGLVLAI; encoded by the exons ATGGCCTCCCTTTCCAATAGCCTCACGCTATTGTTGGCTGCTGCTACAGCCTTGACTCCGGTCGCCGCGAGACCTGCGC CCGAAGACTCGgtcgtcgccatcgccaactcgGACCTCCTCTCACAGCCCGCCTCCCTCTCGAGGCGAGGATCACCTCAAGCCCCCAATGGCTACGTTCCCACCGAAGTCACCTGTCCCAGCGAGCGACCTTCTATTCGAAATGGCACCCGCATCTCCGACCAGGAGCGCGAGTGGCTCCCCAAGCGACGCAACGAGACTATCCCGTACATCCGAACCCTCCTGAAGCGTATAGCCATTCCTGGCTTCGACAGCGACGAGTACCTCAAGGATGTCGAGAATAACTCTACGGCTCTGCCTAATATTGGTATCGCTGTTTCGGGAGGTGGTTACCGTGCCATGCTGTGCGGCGCCGGCGCCCTGGCTGCGTGGGATGATCGCTCAGACGGCAGCGACAAGGACGGTAACCTCGGTGGTCTTCTCCAGAGTGCAACGTACCTCTCTGGATTATCgggtggtggttggttggttggcaGCTTGATGATGAACAACTTTACCTCTGTGCAGGAGAGCGTCAACTACCCGGGCATCTGGCAGCTGGAGAACTCGATTCTTGAAGGCCCCAACAACTACGCCCTGCTGCAGTACTACAACaacatcctcgacgaggtctcggacaagaaggatgcTGGGTATGAGCGCTCCATGACGGATTACTGGGGTCGCATGCTCTCGtaccagctcatcaacgccaccaACGGAGGTCCTGGGTACACCTGGTCCTCCCTCGCCGACGACACGCTCTTTTCGGAGGGCAAGGCGCCCATGCCAATCCTCATCGCTGACGGCCGTGACCCTGACGAGACCATCGTCTCGCTCAACTCGACAGTCTTTGAGTTTACCCCCTGGGAGCTCGGTTCCTTCGACCCGACGCTCAACGGTTTCGTGCCTCTCAAGTACGTCGGTTCCGAGTTTAGCGGCGGCAAGCtgcccaaggacaaggcgtGCATCCGTGGTTTCGACAATGCGGGATTCGTCATGGGAACATCGAGTAGTTTGTTCAACGCCATCGTCATCTACCTCAACGAAACCGACAGCCCCTACGTCCCCGACGATGTACCCGATGTAGCCATCGATGCCGTCTCCGCGCTCCTCGAGTCCAtcggcgacgacaacaacgACATTGCAGACTGGACGCCCAACCCCTTCAAGGGCTGGAACAAGCTCGAGAACCTTAGTGTCGACTCTGACCGCCTAACCCTCGTCGACGGCGGTGAAGACCTCCAAAACGTCCCCTACTACCCGCACCTCCGCATCGAGCGCGAAGTCGACGTCGTCTTCTCGTTCGACTCGTCCGCCGACACCGAATCGGGCTGGCCCGACGGCGCATCGCCCATCAAAACGTACGAGCGATCCCTCGCCGACATCTCCAAGGGATCCGCGTTCCCCGTCGTCCCCGGCCGCGATACCTTCCTCAACCTAGGCCTCAACACGCGGCCTACATTCTTTGGCTGCGATGCCTCCAACACATCCGAGCCGTCTCCCCTGATCGTCTACATCCCCAACTACCCCTACGTCTACGCCTCCAACATCTCCACCTTCCAAACCACCGTCAACTCATCTGAGCTCTCCGCCATAATCGAGAACGGCTACGCGGCCGCAACAATGCTTAACGCCACCCGCGATCCAGACTGGCCCGTCTGTGTAGGCtgcgccatcctcgcccgCAGCTTCGACCGTACGAACACGACACTCCCGGACAAGTGCCGTGAGTGCTTCCAGAACTACTGCTGGAACGGCACCCTCGACGAGTCCCCGGCCGCCGACTACTGGCCCTCGTTCATCAGCGAGCGCATCAACGTCGAGAGTTTCGGAGTGAGGGTCCTGGGCAGCAGTGCAGCTGCTGCATTCGCCGCGGCATTTGCCGGCCTTGTTCTCGCCATTTAA